From one Bacteroides eggerthii genomic stretch:
- the trmD gene encoding tRNA (guanosine(37)-N1)-methyltransferase TrmD → MRIDIITVLPEMIEGFFNCSIMKRAQNKGLAEIHIHNLRDYTEDKYRRVDDYPFGGFAGMVMKIEPIERCINTLKAEREYDEVIFTTPDGEQFNQPMANTLSLAKNLIILCGHFKGIDYRIREHLITKEISIGDYVLTGGELAAAVMADAIVRIIPGVISDEQSALSDSFQDNLLAAPVYTRPADYKGWKVPEILLSGHEAKIKEWELQQSLERTRKLRPDLLNE, encoded by the coding sequence ATGCGTATTGACATCATCACTGTTTTGCCGGAAATGATTGAAGGCTTCTTCAACTGCTCCATAATGAAACGCGCTCAAAATAAGGGGCTTGCAGAAATCCACATTCATAATCTTCGCGATTATACAGAAGATAAGTATCGCCGGGTAGATGATTATCCTTTTGGTGGGTTTGCCGGAATGGTTATGAAAATAGAGCCCATAGAGCGCTGCATCAATACTTTGAAGGCAGAACGAGAATACGACGAGGTAATTTTTACAACTCCGGATGGTGAGCAGTTCAATCAGCCTATGGCCAATACGTTGTCTTTGGCTAAAAATCTCATTATTCTCTGTGGGCATTTCAAGGGGATTGATTATCGCATTCGAGAGCATCTTATTACAAAAGAAATCAGTATTGGCGACTACGTACTGACAGGTGGTGAACTGGCAGCTGCCGTTATGGCTGATGCGATTGTTCGCATTATCCCCGGGGTTATCTCTGACGAGCAGTCTGCTCTTTCCGATTCCTTTCAGGATAATCTTTTAGCTGCTCCGGTCTATACGCGTCCTGCTGATTACAAAGGCTGGAAAGTTCCGGAAATTTTACTATCCGGTCACGAGGCTAAAATTAAGGAATGGGAATTGCAACAGTCACTTGAAAGAACTCGTAAACTACGTCCAGATTTGTTGAATGAGTGA
- a CDS encoding helix-turn-helix domain-containing protein, translating to MSIKDRFKMIMDREKLTAGAFAESIGVAQATISHILGSRNKYPSTEVILKLHQCYKDINLEWLLTGEGNMSNDSSSTESGGFDYPLFADNPENPSYEPNVSENRKEIALETAQKPTKEIVKQEIIYKERPPRKITEIRIFFDDNTYETFKPEN from the coding sequence ATGAGTATAAAAGATAGATTTAAGATGATAATGGATCGGGAAAAACTAACTGCCGGAGCATTTGCCGAAAGCATTGGAGTGGCCCAAGCTACCATTTCTCACATTTTAGGTTCTCGCAATAAATATCCAAGTACAGAAGTAATTCTGAAGTTGCACCAATGTTACAAGGACATTAACTTGGAATGGTTGCTAACGGGGGAAGGAAATATGAGTAATGATTCCTCTTCCACTGAAAGCGGTGGATTTGACTATCCGCTATTTGCTGACAATCCAGAAAACCCGTCCTATGAACCGAATGTTTCGGAAAATCGCAAGGAAATCGCATTAGAAACAGCACAAAAGCCCACCAAAGAGATTGTAAAACAAGAGATTATCTATAAAGAAAGGCCACCAAGGAAAATAACCGAAATAAGAATTTTCTTTGATGATAATACTTACGAAACATTCAAACCGGAAAATTAG
- a CDS encoding AMP nucleosidase, with translation MKTKEEIVANWLPRYTKRNLEDFGEYILLTNFNKYVEIFAEKFNVPILGKDANMISASAEGITIINFGMGSPNAAIIMDLLSAIQPKACLFLGKCGGIDKKNRIGDLILPIAAIRGEGTSNDYFPPEVPSLPAFMLQRAVSSAIRDYARDYWTGTVYTTNRRIWEHDENFKEYLKKTRAMAVDMETATLFSCGFANHIPTGALLLVSDQPMIPEGVKTDKSDNIVTQNYVTEHVEIGIASLRMIIDEKKTVKHLKFDW, from the coding sequence ATGAAAACAAAAGAAGAAATCGTCGCTAATTGGCTACCCCGTTACACAAAACGTAACCTGGAAGATTTTGGAGAGTATATCCTGTTGACCAACTTCAACAAGTATGTGGAAATTTTCGCTGAAAAGTTCAATGTTCCCATTCTCGGCAAAGATGCCAATATGATTTCTGCCAGTGCGGAAGGAATAACCATTATCAATTTTGGAATGGGAAGCCCTAATGCCGCCATTATCATGGATTTACTGAGCGCTATTCAGCCTAAAGCATGTCTGTTTTTAGGCAAATGCGGTGGTATAGACAAAAAAAATAGAATAGGGGACCTTATCCTTCCAATCGCCGCCATCCGTGGCGAAGGTACCTCAAACGACTATTTTCCACCGGAAGTGCCGTCATTACCGGCGTTTATGCTGCAACGTGCCGTTTCTTCCGCCATTCGCGACTATGCGCGTGATTACTGGACCGGAACCGTATATACTACCAATCGCCGTATTTGGGAACATGATGAAAACTTCAAAGAATACCTCAAGAAGACGCGCGCCATGGCAGTTGACATGGAAACGGCAACTTTATTCAGCTGCGGCTTTGCCAATCATATCCCGACAGGAGCCTTATTACTGGTGTCCGATCAACCAATGATTCCCGAAGGGGTCAAGACCGATAAGAGCGATAATATAGTAACCCAAAATTACGTAACGGAACACGTTGAAATAGGCATCGCATCCCTGCGTATGATTATTGACGAAAAGAAAACCGTAAAACATCTGAAATTCGACTGGTAA
- a CDS encoding dihydroorotate dehydrogenase electron transfer subunit, whose protein sequence is MKKYILDLTVTENVRLHANYALLKLTSSSPLPEMLPGQFAEIRVDGSPTTFLRRPISINYVDKKRNEVWFLIQLVGDGTKRLGEAKKGDAINVVLPLGNCFTMPEKPSDKLLLVGGGVGTAPMLYLGEQLAKNGSKPTFLLGARSNKDLLQLEEFAAYGEVYTTTEDGSYGEKGYVTQHSILSKVNFEQIYTCGPKPMMMAVAKYAKSKGINCEVSLENMMACGIGACLCCVENTTEGHLCVCKEGPVFNTNKLLWQI, encoded by the coding sequence ATGAAAAAATATATTTTAGATCTGACAGTGACCGAGAATGTTCGTCTGCATGCCAATTATGCGCTGCTGAAATTGACTTCTTCGTCCCCGCTTCCGGAAATGCTACCGGGACAATTTGCAGAGATTCGTGTAGACGGTTCACCAACGACTTTCCTACGGCGTCCTATCTCTATTAATTATGTAGACAAAAAACGGAATGAGGTTTGGTTCCTCATTCAACTTGTTGGTGACGGAACCAAGCGTTTAGGCGAAGCGAAAAAGGGAGACGCAATCAATGTAGTACTTCCGTTGGGAAATTGCTTCACAATGCCTGAAAAGCCCTCAGATAAGCTTCTATTAGTAGGTGGTGGTGTAGGCACAGCACCTATGCTGTATTTAGGTGAACAATTAGCTAAAAACGGAAGCAAACCAACGTTCCTGTTAGGCGCCAGAAGCAATAAAGACTTGCTGCAATTAGAAGAATTCGCTGCTTATGGAGAAGTATATACCACTACGGAAGACGGCAGCTATGGCGAAAAAGGATATGTCACCCAGCACTCTATATTAAGCAAAGTGAATTTTGAACAAATATATACCTGCGGGCCTAAACCGATGATGATGGCCGTAGCTAAATATGCTAAAAGTAAAGGCATCAATTGTGAAGTATCCCTGGAGAACATGATGGCATGTGGCATAGGAGCCTGCTTATGTTGCGTGGAAAATACTACGGAAGGTCATTTATGTGTATGTAAAGAAGGTCCGGTTTTTAATACAAATAAACTATTATGGCAGATTTAA
- a CDS encoding dihydroorotate dehydrogenase produces MADLSVNIGELQMKNPVMTASGTFGYGEEFADFIDISRIGGIIVKGTTLHKREGNPYPRMAETPSGMLNAVGLQNKGVHYFVEHIYPRIKDIRTNMIVNVSGSAIEDYVKTAEIINDLVNIPAIELNISCPNVKQGGMAFGVTAKGAEEVVKAVRSVYKKTLIVKLSPNVTDITEIARAAENGGADSVSLINTLLGMAVDAERKRPILSTVTGGMSGAAVKPIALRMVWQVAKAVKIPVIGLGGIMNWKDAVEFMLAGASAIQIGTANFIDPAITVKVAEGIDDYLNRHNYKSVKEIIGALEI; encoded by the coding sequence ATGGCAGATTTAAGTGTAAATATTGGCGAACTGCAAATGAAGAATCCGGTAATGACGGCATCCGGAACTTTTGGATATGGTGAAGAATTTGCCGATTTCATCGATATATCGCGAATAGGTGGTATAATTGTAAAAGGCACCACTCTTCACAAACGTGAAGGTAACCCATATCCGCGCATGGCAGAGACTCCGTCCGGCATGTTAAATGCTGTGGGACTGCAAAATAAAGGTGTGCATTATTTTGTTGAACATATCTATCCGCGCATCAAGGATATCAGAACCAATATGATTGTGAATGTTTCAGGTTCTGCCATTGAAGATTATGTGAAAACAGCGGAAATCATCAACGATCTTGTAAATATTCCTGCCATAGAGTTAAATATTTCCTGCCCTAATGTCAAGCAAGGTGGAATGGCGTTTGGAGTTACAGCCAAAGGCGCTGAAGAAGTAGTAAAAGCTGTACGCTCAGTTTACAAAAAGACACTTATCGTAAAACTCTCACCCAACGTTACAGATATTACAGAAATAGCACGTGCAGCCGAAAATGGCGGTGCAGATAGCGTATCACTCATCAATACCTTGCTAGGAATGGCTGTGGACGCGGAACGCAAGCGTCCTATACTCTCTACTGTAACGGGAGGTATGTCCGGAGCAGCAGTGAAACCCATTGCACTCCGTATGGTATGGCAAGTTGCTAAGGCGGTAAAAATACCAGTCATAGGACTGGGAGGTATCATGAATTGGAAAGATGCAGTAGAATTCATGCTTGCAGGAGCTTCTGCCATACAAATTGGTACAGCAAACTTTATCGATCCGGCAATAACCGTGAAGGTTGCAGAAGGAATTGATGATTATCTCAACAGACACAATTATAAGTCTGTGAAGGAAATAATAGGTGCGCTTGAGATATAA
- the dapA gene encoding 4-hydroxy-tetrahydrodipicolinate synthase has protein sequence MIQTRLKGMGVALITPFKEDESVDYDALMRLVDYQLQNNTDFLCVLGTTAETPTLTEDEKKKIKKMVIERVNGKIPILLGVGGNNTRAVVDTLKNDDFTGVDAILSVVPYYNKPSQEGIYQHYKAISEATELPIVLYNVPGRTGVNMKAETTLRIARDFKNVIAIKEASGDITQMDDIIKNKPANFDVISGDDGITFPLITLGAVGIISVIGNAFPREFSRMVRLALQGDYQNALTIHHKFAELFKLLFVDGNPAGVKAMLNAMGMIENKLRLPLVPTRITTFEAMRTILNELNIKC, from the coding sequence ATGATACAGACTAGATTGAAAGGAATGGGGGTAGCGCTGATTACTCCATTTAAAGAGGATGAAAGCGTTGATTACGATGCATTGATGCGTTTAGTAGACTATCAGCTTCAAAACAACACTGACTTTTTATGCGTGCTTGGTACCACAGCAGAAACTCCGACTTTGACTGAAGACGAAAAAAAGAAAATTAAGAAAATGGTTATCGAACGGGTGAATGGGAAAATACCTATTTTACTCGGAGTAGGAGGAAATAATACTCGCGCTGTGGTAGATACTCTAAAAAATGACGATTTTACCGGAGTAGATGCGATTCTTTCTGTTGTACCATATTACAACAAGCCTTCTCAAGAAGGTATTTACCAGCATTATAAAGCGATATCCGAAGCCACAGAGCTCCCTATTGTACTCTATAACGTACCGGGACGCACCGGTGTAAATATGAAAGCTGAAACAACCTTACGAATTGCACGTGACTTCAAAAACGTCATTGCAATCAAGGAAGCATCAGGTGACATTACCCAAATGGATGATATCATCAAAAATAAACCTGCTAATTTCGACGTTATTTCAGGCGATGACGGCATCACCTTTCCCTTGATCACCTTAGGGGCAGTTGGCATCATCTCGGTCATAGGAAATGCTTTCCCGCGCGAATTCAGTCGTATGGTGCGCTTGGCATTACAAGGAGATTACCAAAATGCACTGACAATTCATCACAAATTTGCTGAATTATTCAAATTACTCTTTGTAGACGGTAATCCTGCTGGAGTTAAAGCTATGCTAAATGCAATGGGAATGATTGAAAATAAACTTCGTCTGCCACTCGTGCCAACTAGAATCACAACTTTCGAAGCTATGCGTACGATATTAAACGAATTAAATATCAAATGCTAA
- a CDS encoding type I restriction enzyme HsdR N-terminal domain-containing protein — MFSLNLPAFDAKIAMRDGKRSIFDVVRRRYVALTPEEWVRQHFVHFLLVHKGYPQALMANEVQVQLNGTKKRCDTVLYRRDLTARMIVEYKAPEVEITQKVFDQITRYNMVLKVDYLIVSNGIRHYCCRMDYENNSYIFLQDIPDYKDL, encoded by the coding sequence ATGTTCTCACTGAACTTGCCGGCATTTGATGCCAAAATTGCTATGAGGGACGGGAAAAGGAGTATTTTTGACGTAGTCCGTCGCCGATATGTTGCTTTGACTCCTGAGGAATGGGTGCGACAGCACTTTGTGCACTTTCTTTTGGTGCATAAAGGTTATCCGCAGGCGCTTATGGCAAACGAGGTGCAGGTGCAATTGAATGGCACTAAAAAACGCTGTGATACAGTGCTTTACAGGCGTGATCTCACAGCGCGTATGATTGTGGAATACAAGGCTCCCGAAGTGGAAATTACTCAAAAGGTTTTCGATCAGATTACCCGTTACAATATGGTATTGAAGGTGGACTATCTGATAGTGAGTAATGGTATCAGGCATTATTGCTGTCGTATGGATTATGAAAATAATAGTTATATTTTCTTACAAGATATACCCGATTACAAGGATCTTTGA
- a CDS encoding patatin-like phospholipase family protein, with translation MKRFLLFLSLCLFFLPFTQAQKVGLVLSGGGAKGMTHIGIIRALEENNIPIDYITGTSMGAIIGSLYAMGYSPDDMEALLRSEDFKRWYSGQIEPEYGYYFKQNRPTPEFFNIRFSFKDSLHIKPQILPTSMVNPIQMNLVFVELFARATAACNGDFNHLFVPFRCIASDVYNKRPLIMRKGDLGDAVRASMSFPFVFKPIEIDSVLAYDGGIYNNFPTDIMREDFRPGVIIGSVVAANPGKPKENDLMSQLENMIMQKTDYTLPDSLGIVMTFKYDDVSLLDFDRLQELHDIGYNRTISLMDSIKSRIHRRTSAENVRLRRLVYRSNLPQFRFRDIYIEGANPQQQAYIKKEFHDEDHEVFTYEDLKRGYFRLLSDNMISEIIPHAVYDPKNDLYSLHLKVKMEDNFSVRMGGSVSTTSSNQIYLGLGYQNLNYYSKEITLDGQIGKVYNNAQLMAKIDLPTRVPTSYRLIASLSTFDYYKKDKLFSKNDKPSFNSKDERFVKLMVALPFLANKRAEISIGYGKLQDNYFQSNVINFDKDRSDRSTYNLLGGAIGFYGSTLNARQYATKGYFEKLVAQVFTGKEKFIPGNPTETSFTTKDRQSWLQISYMKYAYHTMAPKFTLGWMAEMLYSSKNFSENYAATMLQAADFSPTPHSKIMYNEAFRANQFLAAGIKPIFVFNDMFQVRSELYGFMPIFPIKKNALNKAYYGKAFSRFEYLGEISVICQLPFGAISAYVNHYSSPKKEWNVGLTLGWQLFNYRFIE, from the coding sequence ATGAAAAGATTTCTTTTGTTTTTGTCACTCTGCCTGTTCTTTCTGCCGTTTACTCAAGCTCAGAAAGTAGGACTTGTTTTGAGTGGCGGTGGTGCAAAAGGCATGACGCATATCGGTATTATTCGTGCTTTGGAAGAAAATAATATTCCTATCGATTACATTACCGGTACTTCTATGGGAGCTATTATTGGTTCGCTTTACGCTATGGGATATTCTCCTGATGATATGGAAGCATTGCTGCGCTCAGAAGACTTCAAACGTTGGTATTCGGGGCAAATAGAACCCGAATATGGGTATTACTTTAAGCAAAACCGACCTACTCCGGAGTTTTTCAATATTCGTTTCTCTTTTAAGGATTCGTTGCATATCAAGCCTCAGATACTTCCTACTAGTATGGTAAACCCTATTCAGATGAATTTGGTTTTTGTCGAGCTTTTTGCACGTGCTACAGCGGCATGTAATGGGGATTTTAATCATCTGTTTGTGCCTTTTCGTTGCATAGCTTCCGATGTGTATAACAAAAGGCCGTTGATTATGCGTAAGGGGGATTTAGGAGATGCGGTACGCGCTTCGATGAGCTTTCCGTTTGTATTCAAACCGATAGAAATTGATAGCGTTTTAGCTTATGACGGTGGAATTTATAATAATTTCCCGACTGACATCATGCGCGAAGATTTTCGGCCGGGAGTCATTATTGGTAGTGTAGTGGCTGCTAATCCCGGTAAACCAAAAGAAAATGATTTGATGAGTCAGCTTGAGAACATGATTATGCAGAAAACGGACTATACTCTTCCGGATTCTTTGGGTATTGTTATGACATTTAAGTATGATGACGTAAGTCTTTTGGATTTTGATCGTTTGCAAGAATTGCACGATATCGGCTATAATCGGACTATCAGCCTGATGGATTCTATAAAAAGTCGTATACATCGGAGAACAAGTGCAGAGAATGTACGTTTAAGGCGTCTTGTATATCGAAGCAATTTACCTCAGTTCCGTTTTAGAGACATCTATATAGAAGGAGCTAATCCACAGCAGCAAGCCTATATTAAAAAAGAGTTCCATGATGAAGACCATGAGGTGTTTACATATGAAGATTTGAAGCGTGGTTATTTTCGCCTATTATCCGATAATATGATATCGGAGATTATCCCACATGCGGTTTATGATCCCAAAAACGACTTATATTCATTGCATTTAAAGGTTAAAATGGAGGATAATTTCTCTGTACGAATGGGCGGAAGTGTTTCTACGACCAGTTCTAATCAGATTTATTTAGGACTGGGATATCAGAATCTGAACTATTATTCCAAAGAAATTACTCTTGACGGTCAGATTGGTAAGGTGTATAATAATGCGCAACTTATGGCTAAAATAGATCTTCCTACTCGTGTTCCGACCTCCTATCGCCTTATTGCTTCTTTGAGCACGTTCGATTATTACAAAAAGGATAAGCTTTTCTCTAAAAATGATAAACCTTCTTTTAATTCTAAAGATGAGCGTTTTGTGAAGTTGATGGTGGCTCTGCCTTTTTTAGCAAATAAGCGAGCCGAAATAAGTATCGGATATGGAAAGCTTCAGGATAATTATTTCCAATCCAATGTGATAAACTTTGATAAAGATCGTTCGGACAGGAGTACTTACAACCTTTTAGGAGGTGCTATAGGCTTTTATGGTAGTACATTGAATGCACGACAATATGCCACAAAAGGCTATTTTGAAAAATTGGTAGCACAGGTTTTTACCGGAAAAGAAAAGTTTATACCGGGAAATCCTACAGAAACAAGTTTCACAACTAAAGACCGGCAGTCTTGGTTACAAATTTCTTATATGAAATATGCGTATCATACCATGGCTCCAAAGTTTACTTTGGGGTGGATGGCGGAAATGCTATATTCATCGAAGAATTTTTCAGAGAATTATGCGGCAACTATGTTGCAGGCTGCAGATTTTTCTCCGACTCCCCATAGCAAGATAATGTATAATGAGGCATTCCGGGCCAATCAGTTTTTAGCGGCAGGTATCAAACCGATTTTTGTTTTCAATGACATGTTTCAAGTTCGTTCTGAACTTTATGGATTCATGCCTATATTTCCTATTAAAAAGAATGCTTTGAACAAGGCTTATTACGGAAAAGCGTTTTCCCGCTTTGAATATTTGGGAGAAATTTCAGTGATATGTCAATTACCATTCGGAGCGATATCAGCATATGTAAATCATTATAGTTCACCGAAAAAGGAATGGAATGTGGGGCTGACACTCGGTTGGCAATTGTTTAATTACCGATTCATTGAGTAA
- the holA gene encoding DNA polymerase III subunit delta — MAKQEITCDDIIKELKAGQYRPVYYLMGEEPYYIDLLSDYITDNILNETEKEFNLTVMYGADVDVATIINAAKRYPMMSEHQVVVVKEAQNIRNMEELSYYLQKPLLSTILVICHKHGTLDRRKKLAAEIEKSGILFESKKVRDAQLPTFITSYMKRKGVDMDPKATSMLADFVGTDLSRLTGELEKLIITLPKSQTRVTPEQIERNIGISKDYNNFELRSAIVEKDILKANKIIKYFEENPKTNPIQMTLSLLFGFFSNLMLAYYAPEKTEQGIASFIGLKTPWQSREYLNAMRRYNGVKTMQIIGEIRYTDAKSKGVGNSSLNDSDLLRELIFKILH; from the coding sequence ATGGCAAAGCAGGAAATCACGTGTGACGACATTATCAAAGAGCTAAAAGCCGGACAATACCGCCCCGTCTATTATTTAATGGGCGAAGAACCATATTACATCGATCTTCTTTCGGATTATATAACGGACAATATACTGAATGAAACCGAAAAAGAGTTCAACCTGACCGTAATGTATGGTGCAGACGTAGATGTAGCTACAATCATCAATGCCGCCAAACGTTATCCGATGATGTCAGAACACCAAGTGGTTGTGGTAAAGGAAGCACAGAACATACGCAACATGGAAGAGCTTTCCTATTACCTTCAGAAGCCTTTGCTTTCCACTATATTGGTAATATGCCACAAGCATGGCACACTGGACAGAAGGAAAAAGCTGGCTGCCGAAATAGAAAAGTCCGGCATACTGTTCGAATCTAAGAAAGTAAGGGATGCCCAGCTTCCGACATTCATCACGTCATACATGAAACGTAAGGGGGTAGACATGGATCCCAAAGCAACTTCCATGCTTGCCGATTTCGTAGGAACCGATCTCAGTCGCCTTACCGGAGAGCTGGAGAAACTGATTATTACACTTCCAAAAAGCCAGACACGCGTTACCCCCGAACAGATAGAGCGAAACATTGGAATCAGCAAAGATTATAACAACTTTGAGCTCCGTAGCGCCATTGTGGAAAAGGACATCTTGAAAGCGAATAAAATAATAAAATATTTTGAAGAAAATCCAAAAACCAATCCGATTCAAATGACTTTATCTTTACTTTTTGGATTCTTTTCCAACTTAATGTTAGCCTATTACGCTCCCGAAAAAACAGAGCAAGGCATTGCTTCATTCATAGGCTTAAAGACTCCATGGCAGTCTCGTGAATATCTAAATGCCATGCGGCGATATAATGGAGTAAAAACCATGCAAATCATTGGAGAAATACGATATACGGATGCAAAATCCAAAGGAGTAGGCAACTCTTCATTAAATGACAGCGATCTCTTGCGTGAGTTGATCTTTAAAATCCTGCATTAA
- the ligA gene encoding NAD-dependent DNA ligase LigA — protein MTIKERIDQLRTDLHRHNYNYYVLNTPEISDKEFDDMMRELQDLEKEHPEYQDENSPTMRVGSDLNKNFTQVTHKYPMLSLGNTYSENEVTDFYDRVKKALNEDFEICCELKYDGTSISLTYENGKLVRAVTRGDGEKGDDVTDNVKTIRTIPLVLHGNNYPEHFEIRGEILMPWEVFEELNREKEAREEPLFANPRNAASGTLKLQNSAIVASRKLDAYLYYLLGEELPCDGHYENLQTAAGWGFKISEHTKKTHSLEEVFEYIRYWDTERKNLPVATDGIVLKVNSMRQQKSLGFTAKSPRWAIAYKFQAERALTRLNRVTYQVGRTGAITPVANLDPVQLSGTIVKRASLHNADIIEGLDLHIGDMVYVEKGGEIIPKITGVDKDARGMLIGEKVKFITHCPECGSKLVRYEGEAAHYCPNETACPPQIKGKIEHFISRKAMNIDGLGPETVDTFYRLGLIKDTADLYQLTAEDIKNLDRMGEKSAENIIKGIKASKEVPFERVLFALGIRFVGETVAKKIAKSFNNIEELENADLEKLTSIDEIGEKIAQSILIYFSSPLNVSLIERLKSAGLQLYRKEEDLNEYTDKLAGQSIVISGVFTHHSRDEYKDLIEKNGGKNVGSISTKTSFILAGENMGPSKLEKAHKLGIKIISEDEFLTLIS, from the coding sequence ATGACAATAAAAGAAAGAATAGACCAATTACGCACCGACCTCCATCGGCACAATTATAATTATTACGTGCTGAATACCCCCGAAATATCAGATAAAGAGTTCGATGACATGATGCGCGAATTGCAGGACCTTGAGAAAGAGCATCCTGAGTATCAAGATGAAAATTCTCCCACCATGCGCGTAGGAAGTGACTTGAACAAGAACTTCACACAGGTAACTCATAAATATCCCATGCTTTCGTTAGGAAACACTTATTCCGAAAATGAAGTAACGGACTTTTATGACCGAGTAAAAAAAGCTCTGAATGAGGATTTTGAAATATGCTGCGAATTGAAATACGACGGAACGTCCATTTCATTGACCTACGAGAACGGCAAGTTAGTACGTGCTGTAACCCGAGGAGACGGCGAAAAAGGCGACGATGTGACAGACAATGTAAAAACAATCCGCACCATACCATTGGTTTTACATGGCAACAATTATCCTGAACATTTTGAGATCAGAGGAGAAATATTAATGCCTTGGGAGGTATTTGAAGAACTCAATCGGGAAAAAGAAGCACGTGAAGAACCGCTTTTTGCCAATCCACGCAACGCCGCGTCCGGAACTTTAAAACTGCAAAACTCCGCTATTGTAGCTTCACGTAAGCTTGATGCCTATCTATACTATCTTTTAGGAGAGGAATTGCCTTGTGACGGGCATTATGAGAATCTGCAAACAGCCGCCGGTTGGGGATTTAAGATCTCAGAGCACACGAAAAAAACTCACAGCCTTGAAGAAGTATTCGAATATATTCGATACTGGGATACTGAACGTAAAAACCTGCCGGTTGCGACAGACGGTATCGTACTAAAAGTCAACAGTATGCGCCAACAAAAAAGTCTTGGTTTCACCGCAAAATCTCCTCGTTGGGCAATAGCATACAAATTTCAGGCAGAACGTGCCTTAACGCGTTTAAACAGGGTTACTTATCAGGTAGGACGCACCGGAGCAATAACTCCTGTCGCCAACTTAGACCCCGTACAACTATCCGGTACTATTGTGAAGAGAGCCTCCCTGCACAATGCTGATATTATCGAAGGGTTGGACTTACATATCGGAGATATGGTCTATGTGGAAAAAGGCGGAGAAATCATACCCAAAATTACAGGGGTGGACAAAGATGCACGCGGCATGCTTATCGGTGAAAAAGTAAAATTTATCACTCATTGCCCGGAATGTGGCAGCAAGTTGGTACGTTATGAAGGAGAAGCAGCCCACTATTGTCCTAACGAAACAGCTTGTCCCCCCCAAATAAAAGGCAAAATAGAGCATTTTATCAGTCGCAAGGCTATGAATATTGACGGACTGGGTCCGGAGACCGTAGATACGTTCTATCGTTTGGGATTAATCAAGGATACGGCAGATCTATATCAACTCACAGCAGAGGATATTAAAAATTTAGACCGTATGGGTGAGAAATCTGCAGAAAACATTATTAAAGGAATCAAGGCAAGCAAAGAAGTTCCTTTTGAAAGAGTGCTTTTTGCATTGGGAATTCGTTTCGTGGGTGAAACAGTAGCCAAAAAAATAGCCAAATCCTTTAATAATATAGAGGAACTGGAAAATGCAGATCTCGAAAAGCTGACAAGTATCGATGAAATCGGGGAAAAAATAGCGCAAAGCATCTTAATATACTTCTCAAGTCCATTGAATGTCAGTCTTATAGAACGTCTGAAATCTGCCGGGTTGCAACTATATCGTAAAGAAGAAGATTTGAATGAATATACGGATAAACTGGCAGGACAATCTATCGTAATAAGCGGCGTATTCACCCATCATTCTCGAGACGAATATAAAGATCTGATAGAAAAAAATGGTGGAAAGAACGTTGGCAGTATCTCCACCAAGACCAGTTTTATTCTGGCAGGTGAAAATATGGGGCCGTCCAAGCTGGAAAAAGCCCATAAACTGGGTATAAAGATTATAAGCGAAGATGAGTTTTTAACGCTCATATCCTAA